The proteins below come from a single Edaphobacter acidisoli genomic window:
- a CDS encoding MFS transporter, protein MATAALTENHIPRRRWRIAWLLGLGVLVNYFDRVNLSVSQAALHTTFGISAITFGYLSGAYNWTYAACQLPIGVVLDRFGIRRVGRVSTFLWSMASFAAALTPTLGGLFGARFALGIGESPTFPANAKAIGYWFPPNERSFATSLFDSAAKFASAIGVPLIGILLLRIGWRMSFAATGVISFLYFLLFWRIYRDPTEDPGLTATERQYIHHEDAELSHEQCEPLSTLLRQPKVIGMALGFGAYNYVFYLLLTWLPSYLSEALHIDLLHSFLYTGIPWLFATFTDLFIGGLLVDALVRRGSNGNLVRKIVLIGGTACGLGIVGAAHAKTAADALFWISLSIGGLSAAAPVGWSILTLISPRNSVGAVGGIINFSNQLSGIAAPIITGYLVAGHQSFARAFSVPGIYLLIGIAGYIFLLGKIEPMPIKSSSAP, encoded by the coding sequence ATGGCAACCGCGGCGCTGACCGAAAACCACATCCCCCGCCGCCGCTGGCGCATCGCCTGGCTGCTCGGCCTCGGCGTCCTCGTCAACTACTTCGACCGCGTCAATCTCTCCGTCTCGCAAGCCGCGCTGCACACCACCTTCGGCATCTCCGCCATCACCTTCGGCTATCTCTCCGGCGCATACAACTGGACCTACGCCGCCTGCCAACTCCCCATCGGCGTCGTGCTCGACCGCTTCGGCATCCGCCGCGTCGGCCGCGTCAGCACCTTCCTCTGGAGCATGGCCTCCTTCGCCGCCGCCCTCACACCCACGCTCGGAGGCCTCTTCGGCGCGCGCTTCGCACTCGGCATCGGCGAATCTCCCACCTTCCCCGCCAACGCCAAAGCCATCGGTTACTGGTTCCCGCCCAACGAACGCAGCTTCGCCACATCGCTCTTCGACTCCGCCGCCAAGTTCGCCTCCGCCATCGGCGTCCCGCTCATCGGAATCCTTCTCCTCCGCATTGGCTGGCGCATGAGCTTCGCCGCCACCGGCGTCATCAGCTTCCTCTACTTCCTGCTCTTCTGGCGCATCTACCGCGACCCCACCGAAGACCCCGGCCTCACCGCCACCGAGCGGCAATATATCCATCACGAAGACGCCGAGCTCTCCCACGAACAATGCGAGCCGCTCTCCACCCTGCTCCGTCAACCGAAGGTCATCGGCATGGCGCTCGGCTTCGGCGCTTACAACTACGTCTTCTACCTGCTGCTCACCTGGCTACCCAGCTATCTCTCCGAAGCCCTGCACATCGACCTGCTCCACTCGTTCCTCTACACCGGAATCCCCTGGCTCTTCGCCACCTTCACCGACCTCTTCATCGGCGGCCTGCTCGTCGACGCCCTCGTCCGGCGCGGCTCGAACGGCAATCTCGTCCGCAAGATCGTCCTCATCGGCGGCACCGCCTGCGGCCTCGGCATCGTCGGCGCAGCGCACGCAAAAACCGCAGCAGACGCCCTCTTCTGGATCAGCCTCTCCATCGGCGGCCTCTCCGCAGCCGCACCCGTCGGTTGGTCGATCCTCACGCTCATCTCACCACGCAACAGCGTCGGAGCAGTCGGAGGCATCATCAACTTCTCCAACCAGCTCTCCGGCATCGCCGCCCCCATCATCACCGGCTATCTCGTAGCCGGCCACCAATCCTTCGCCCGAGCCTTCAGCGTCCCCGGCATCTACCTGCTCATCGGCATCGCCGGATACATCTTCCTGCTCGGCAAAATCGAACCCATGCCCATCAAGTCTTCTTCCGCACCGTAG
- a CDS encoding ATP-binding protein — protein sequence MRRRPRRGPNNSESTGKSGQELPANQPAPLRPAYPDELPSKAAASEAEPDTVQPVETAVEQHGQHEHHDAVETPVSEPKIEIETQPESLATPPVEPVAAKSPKGYVVLAIGLPGSGKTTWYKRRGVTPLSSDLLRTLLFDDISEQRYQGLVFSTLRSLLRARLIAKMPWNYVDATNLSPHERRQWIKMAKSFGYEVHAVFFDVPLAVCLERNAKRERQVSDEVMHRMAERLKPPTFKEGFQKITVVRVKGQPGSLPVATTGEAAGAVEQS from the coding sequence ATGAGAAGACGCCCGAGACGTGGCCCGAATAATTCGGAGTCCACTGGGAAGAGTGGACAGGAACTGCCGGCCAACCAGCCTGCTCCGCTGAGACCGGCCTACCCGGATGAATTGCCCTCGAAGGCGGCAGCATCTGAGGCTGAGCCAGATACTGTTCAGCCTGTTGAGACGGCTGTTGAGCAGCATGGTCAGCACGAGCATCATGATGCCGTGGAAACGCCTGTCTCTGAGCCAAAGATTGAGATTGAGACTCAGCCGGAGTCGTTGGCTACGCCGCCAGTTGAACCGGTGGCTGCGAAATCGCCGAAGGGCTATGTGGTTCTGGCGATTGGGCTTCCTGGATCGGGCAAGACGACCTGGTACAAGCGGCGCGGGGTAACCCCGTTGTCGAGTGACCTGCTTCGGACGCTGCTGTTCGATGACATCTCGGAGCAGCGATATCAAGGCCTGGTATTTTCCACGCTACGGAGTCTGCTGCGGGCGAGGCTGATTGCCAAGATGCCGTGGAACTATGTCGATGCCACGAATCTTTCGCCGCACGAGCGGAGGCAGTGGATCAAGATGGCCAAGAGTTTTGGCTATGAGGTCCATGCTGTGTTCTTCGACGTGCCTTTGGCGGTTTGCCTCGAGCGGAATGCGAAGCGCGAGCGGCAGGTTTCAGACGAAGTGATGCATCGTATGGCTGAACGGCTTAAGCCGCCAACCTTCAAGGAAGGGTTTCAGAAAATTACTGTTGTCCGCGTGAAGGGGCAGCCTGGAAGTTTGCCGGTTGCAACCACGGGGGAAGCGGCTGGAGCAGTAGAGCAAAGTTAG
- a CDS encoding DUF6629 family protein, whose amino-acid sequence MCFSATANFVGSGVLGAVGVVTLTKVKHKRELLFASLPTLFAVHQFMEGFVWLGLDGILSPAVTHNMGAAFVLYAQGLLPFVIPLAVLLFEPNAKSRKRMLPFLAIGTATTLYMLWALIAYPLHIFVRGNSIVYINDGTNNTVLGVLYVIATCGSLFFSKVRDMVIFGAANLTILLVVMAVKRYAFTSVWCAYAAAASVIILVYFWKSQLTRPFKYAEAIWG is encoded by the coding sequence ATGTGCTTTTCAGCGACAGCAAACTTTGTGGGGAGCGGGGTGCTTGGTGCGGTGGGGGTCGTCACCTTGACTAAGGTGAAGCACAAGCGCGAACTGCTATTCGCGTCGCTGCCTACGTTGTTTGCTGTACATCAGTTTATGGAGGGATTTGTGTGGCTTGGGCTGGATGGGATTCTTTCACCTGCCGTGACGCACAACATGGGCGCGGCATTTGTGCTGTATGCGCAGGGGCTCTTGCCGTTTGTGATTCCGTTGGCTGTGCTGCTGTTTGAGCCTAACGCGAAGAGCCGTAAGCGAATGCTGCCGTTTCTTGCAATCGGAACGGCAACGACACTTTATATGCTCTGGGCACTGATCGCGTATCCGCTTCACATTTTCGTGAGAGGCAACAGCATCGTTTACATCAATGATGGAACGAACAATACAGTGCTTGGGGTGTTGTATGTGATTGCCACGTGCGGTTCGTTGTTCTTCTCGAAGGTGCGGGATATGGTGATTTTTGGCGCGGCGAATCTGACAATTCTGTTGGTGGTAATGGCGGTGAAGCGGTATGCATTCACTTCAGTGTGGTGTGCGTATGCGGCAGCGGCGAGCGTGATTATCCTGGTCTACTTCTGGAAGAGCCAGCTTACAAGGCCGTTCAAGTATGCAGAAGCAATTTGGGGATGA
- a CDS encoding phosphoglycerate kinase, whose product MPKLSIRDLDLTDKRVLIRVDFNVPLTKDGLTITDDTRIRETIPTIEYALRRKAKVILCSHLGRPKGKPVPTMSLRPIVDRLRKLLDHVMGEDENVAFSPNCVGEIATEMAANLESGQPLLLENLRFHPEEEANDPAFAKKLASLCDIYINDAFGSAHRAHASTEGITHFVKVSAAGLLMEKELNYLGKALSEPDKPFVAIIGGAKVSDKIQVIDNLLDIADAIIIGGGMAYTFLNAQGQTTGKSLVELDKIDIAKAALEKAKAKGVRFLLPIDHVLADKFAHDAKTQLHEGEGPFHAEMMALDIGPKSIKLFEEEISEARTVIWNGPMGVFEMPAFAKGTHAIAHCVARNGDAITIIGGGDSVAAIKQSGVSDRITHISTGGGASLEYLEGKILPGVAALTDK is encoded by the coding sequence ATGCCGAAGCTGTCTATTCGTGATCTCGACCTCACCGACAAGCGCGTGCTCATCCGCGTCGACTTCAACGTGCCGCTCACCAAAGACGGCCTGACCATCACCGACGACACCCGCATCCGCGAGACCATCCCGACCATCGAGTACGCCCTGCGCCGCAAGGCGAAGGTCATCCTCTGTTCGCACCTCGGCCGCCCCAAGGGCAAGCCCGTGCCGACCATGAGCCTCCGCCCCATCGTCGATCGCCTGCGCAAGCTGCTCGATCACGTCATGGGCGAAGACGAAAACGTGGCCTTCTCGCCCAACTGCGTCGGCGAAATCGCCACCGAGATGGCCGCCAACCTCGAGTCCGGCCAGCCGCTGCTGCTCGAAAACCTCCGCTTCCACCCCGAAGAAGAGGCAAACGACCCGGCCTTCGCCAAAAAACTCGCCTCGCTCTGCGACATCTACATCAACGACGCCTTCGGCAGCGCCCACCGCGCCCACGCCTCCACCGAAGGCATCACGCACTTTGTCAAGGTCTCGGCCGCTGGCCTGCTCATGGAAAAAGAGCTGAACTATCTCGGCAAGGCGCTCAGCGAGCCCGATAAGCCCTTCGTCGCCATCATCGGCGGCGCCAAAGTCTCCGACAAGATCCAGGTCATCGACAACCTGCTCGACATCGCCGACGCCATCATCATCGGCGGCGGCATGGCCTACACCTTCCTGAACGCGCAGGGCCAGACCACCGGCAAGTCGCTCGTCGAACTCGACAAGATCGACATTGCCAAAGCCGCACTCGAAAAGGCGAAGGCCAAAGGCGTGCGCTTCCTGCTGCCCATCGACCACGTTCTCGCCGACAAGTTCGCGCACGACGCGAAGACGCAGCTTCACGAAGGCGAAGGCCCGTTCCACGCCGAGATGATGGCGCTCGACATCGGCCCCAAGTCCATCAAGCTCTTTGAAGAAGAAATCTCCGAGGCCCGCACCGTCATCTGGAACGGCCCCATGGGCGTCTTCGAGATGCCGGCCTTCGCCAAGGGCACCCACGCCATCGCCCACTGTGTCGCACGCAACGGCGACGCCATCACGATCATCGGCGGTGGAGACTCAGTCGCAGCGATCAAGCAGTCCGGAGTCTCCGATCGCATCACGCACATCTCCACCGGCGGCGGAGCCTCGCTCGAATACCTCGAAGGCAAAATCCTCCCGGGCGTAGCTGCACTCACAGATAAATAG
- a CDS encoding RidA family protein produces the protein MTRTNIPGTSPYEPIIGFSRAVRIGNHVHVSGSGPVGADDASPAEQTRVSIAIIQAALEKAGARIEHVYRTRIFLASAQNWEEIGRAHGEVFGAIRPACTMVVAPLLSPKWHVEIEADAYIPE, from the coding sequence ATGACCCGCACCAACATCCCAGGCACCTCTCCCTACGAGCCGATCATCGGTTTCTCTCGCGCCGTCCGTATCGGCAACCACGTCCACGTCTCGGGCTCCGGTCCGGTCGGCGCCGACGACGCCTCACCCGCCGAGCAGACCCGCGTCTCCATCGCCATTATCCAGGCCGCGCTCGAAAAGGCCGGCGCCCGCATCGAGCACGTCTACCGCACCCGCATCTTCCTCGCCAGCGCCCAAAACTGGGAAGAGATTGGCCGCGCCCACGGCGAAGTCTTCGGCGCCATCCGCCCCGCCTGCACCATGGTCGTGGCTCCGCTGCTCAGCCCCAAATGGCACGTCGAGATCGAGGCCGACGCCTACATCCCCGAATAG
- a CDS encoding ABC transporter permease, with translation MMHFLSEHGWEIARLTFEHLWLTVFAMLIAVGIGLPVGVLLTRRKRWAGPVIGLANVIQTIPSLALFGLLLPVPFLGENAARLAILALTGYALLPILRNTYAGIEGIDASLIDVSCAIGMSNMQLLFKVELPLASSVILAGIRTATVTCVGVATIAAAIGAGGLGELIFRGVASVDNGLVLAGAIPAALLALLADAGLGWVERRLRVRRA, from the coding sequence ATGATGCATTTTCTATCGGAGCATGGGTGGGAGATTGCACGGCTGACGTTTGAGCATCTCTGGCTGACTGTGTTTGCGATGCTGATTGCTGTGGGGATTGGATTGCCGGTTGGGGTTTTGCTGACTCGGCGGAAGCGATGGGCTGGACCTGTGATTGGTCTTGCGAATGTCATTCAGACGATTCCTAGTCTGGCGCTGTTTGGACTGTTGTTGCCGGTTCCGTTTCTCGGAGAGAATGCGGCGCGGCTGGCGATTCTTGCTTTGACTGGATATGCGTTGCTGCCCATTCTGCGGAATACGTATGCGGGGATTGAAGGGATTGATGCTTCGCTCATTGATGTTTCGTGTGCGATTGGAATGAGTAATATGCAGCTGCTATTTAAGGTTGAACTTCCACTTGCGTCGAGTGTGATCCTGGCTGGAATCAGGACGGCGACTGTGACTTGCGTGGGGGTGGCGACGATTGCGGCGGCGATTGGTGCGGGAGGGTTGGGTGAGTTGATCTTTCGTGGGGTGGCGAGTGTGGATAATGGGCTGGTTCTGGCTGGAGCGATTCCGGCGGCTCTGCTGGCGCTGTTGGCGGATGCGGGATTGGGATGGGTGGAGCGGCGGCTTCGGGTGAGGCGCGCGTGA
- a CDS encoding cupin domain-containing protein, producing the protein MNRRRFVQSAGIAAAFPFVLEQPAAQAESSTATSAKEGRVLPAGQDIFGATRSLGFSHIAFKVSSKETNGNLFVFQHTDMTPGGPHLHLHFAQEEWFHVEEGEVLFQIGEKQMTLKSGDTVLVPRNTPHTFSAMPGRLAKMTIAFSPAGNMEQFFIDRARPNPINRDAGFYGGKVLGPPLKTT; encoded by the coding sequence ATGAATCGTCGCCGTTTTGTGCAGTCTGCAGGAATCGCCGCGGCTTTTCCGTTCGTGTTAGAGCAACCTGCCGCACAAGCCGAGTCGTCTACAGCCACGTCCGCCAAAGAGGGGCGTGTGCTTCCGGCCGGTCAGGATATCTTCGGCGCAACGCGCTCGCTGGGATTCAGCCATATCGCTTTCAAGGTCTCAAGCAAAGAGACCAACGGCAATCTTTTTGTCTTTCAGCACACCGACATGACCCCCGGCGGACCTCACCTGCACTTGCACTTCGCGCAGGAGGAATGGTTCCACGTCGAAGAAGGCGAGGTCCTGTTTCAGATAGGCGAAAAGCAGATGACGTTGAAGTCGGGCGACACCGTTCTGGTGCCGCGCAACACGCCACACACCTTCAGCGCTATGCCAGGGCGGCTGGCCAAAATGACTATCGCATTCTCTCCTGCCGGAAACATGGAGCAGTTCTTCATTGACAGAGCGCGCCCGAATCCAATCAACCGCGACGCAGGGTTCTACGGCGGGAAAGTGCTGGGGCCGCCACTTAAAACGACGTGA
- a CDS encoding galactitol-1-phosphate 5-dehydrogenase: MKALLLSEYKRLDVADVPAPVVGPKDVLVRVAACGICGSDVHGYDGSSGRRIPPIVMGHEAAGVVAGVGAEVRGFRVGDRVTFDSTVFCGECEFCRRGEANLCNDRQVIGVSCGEYRRAGAFAEFVTVPERVVYRLPDGLGFAEAAMLEAVSVALHAVRVSELKGGETALVIGAGMIGLLVLQAARAAGCSRVLIADVDETRLKLAKDLGADATLLASGEALVAEVMRLTSGRGVDVALEAVGRDETVTAAIECVRKGGTVTLVGNIAPKVTLPLQRVVTRQIRLQGSCASAGEYGEAMRLMSAGKIKVGPLITAVAPLRDGPEWFARLYAREPNLMKVVLDPREG; encoded by the coding sequence ATGAAGGCTTTGTTGCTGTCGGAGTACAAGCGTTTGGATGTGGCGGATGTGCCGGCGCCGGTTGTGGGGCCGAAAGATGTGCTCGTTCGTGTGGCGGCGTGTGGGATATGCGGGAGCGATGTGCATGGGTACGACGGATCTTCGGGGCGACGGATTCCTCCGATTGTGATGGGGCATGAGGCTGCAGGTGTGGTCGCGGGCGTGGGTGCAGAGGTGCGTGGGTTTCGCGTGGGCGACAGGGTGACGTTTGATTCGACGGTGTTTTGTGGAGAGTGTGAGTTTTGTCGGCGGGGTGAGGCGAATCTTTGCAACGACCGGCAGGTGATTGGCGTGTCGTGTGGGGAGTATCGGCGGGCGGGGGCGTTTGCGGAGTTTGTGACGGTGCCGGAGCGGGTGGTGTATCGGCTGCCGGATGGGCTGGGGTTTGCCGAGGCGGCGATGCTGGAGGCGGTGTCGGTGGCGCTTCATGCGGTGCGGGTGTCGGAGCTGAAGGGTGGCGAGACAGCGCTGGTGATTGGCGCGGGGATGATTGGGCTGCTGGTGTTGCAGGCGGCGCGGGCTGCGGGTTGTTCGCGCGTGTTGATTGCGGATGTGGATGAGACGCGGCTGAAGCTGGCGAAGGATTTGGGCGCGGATGCGACTCTGCTTGCTTCGGGTGAGGCTTTGGTGGCTGAGGTGATGAGGCTGACATCGGGGCGTGGTGTGGATGTGGCGCTGGAGGCGGTTGGGCGGGATGAGACGGTGACGGCGGCGATTGAGTGTGTGCGCAAGGGTGGGACGGTGACGCTGGTGGGCAATATTGCGCCGAAGGTGACGCTGCCGCTGCAGCGGGTGGTGACGCGGCAGATACGGTTGCAGGGGTCGTGTGCGTCGGCGGGGGAGTATGGCGAGGCGATGCGGTTGATGTCGGCGGGGAAGATTAAGGTGGGGCCGCTGATTACGGCGGTTGCTCCGTTGCGTGATGGGCCGGAGTGGTTTGCGCGGCTTTATGCGCGGGAGCCGAATTTGATGAAGGTGGTACTGGACCCGCGGGAGGGTTAG
- a CDS encoding ATP-binding cassette domain-containing protein translates to MPTVGVEFAKVSYTLPDGHVLLRDILLRLEAGTTTAILGRSGSGKTTLLRMVNGLARPTFGEVSVADKAVNYSEINAIRRDIGYVIQDVGLFPHMTVERNAGLAMEVAGRSKEEIAARVREVLGLVGLDYDEFRKRYPWQLSGGQRQRVGVARALAMDPEVLLMDEPFGALDPLTRAEMQTMLKGLLERVHKTVLLVTHDLDEALFLASRVVFLETGVIVADLSVGDVLGSDNPHVKDYVSAVHRVVSA, encoded by the coding sequence ATGCCCACGGTTGGCGTTGAGTTCGCGAAGGTGAGCTACACGTTGCCCGATGGGCATGTTCTTTTGCGCGATATTTTGTTGCGGCTGGAGGCTGGGACGACGACCGCCATTCTGGGGAGAAGCGGGTCGGGGAAGACGACTCTACTTCGGATGGTGAACGGGTTGGCGCGGCCAACTTTTGGTGAAGTTTCGGTTGCAGATAAAGCTGTAAATTACTCTGAAATAAATGCGATTCGTCGAGATATTGGTTATGTAATTCAGGATGTGGGGCTGTTTCCGCATATGACGGTGGAGCGGAATGCAGGGCTCGCGATGGAGGTTGCAGGACGCTCGAAGGAGGAGATTGCGGCGCGGGTGCGTGAGGTGTTGGGGCTTGTCGGATTGGATTATGACGAGTTCAGGAAGCGATATCCGTGGCAGCTCTCGGGTGGGCAGAGGCAGCGAGTGGGGGTAGCGCGGGCGCTGGCGATGGATCCGGAGGTTCTGCTGATGGACGAGCCGTTCGGTGCGCTCGACCCGCTGACTCGGGCGGAGATGCAGACGATGCTCAAGGGGCTGCTGGAGCGCGTGCATAAGACGGTGCTTCTGGTGACGCATGATCTGGATGAGGCGCTGTTTCTTGCCTCGCGCGTGGTGTTTCTTGAAACTGGCGTGATCGTGGCGGACCTGTCTGTTGGGGATGTTCTGGGTTCTGATAATCCTCATGTAAAAGATTATGTTTCTGCTGTACATCGTGTGGTGTCAGCATGA
- the gap gene encoding type I glyceraldehyde-3-phosphate dehydrogenase produces the protein MAVKVGINGFGRIGRNVFRSALGNPDIEFVAVNDLTTPATLAHLLKYDSILGNLKEDIQHGDDFISVNGKKVKVFAERDPAKLDWASVGAQIVVESTGFFTDATKAKAHLGSTVKKVIISAPATNEDITVVLGVNDSKYDAAKHNVISNASCTTNCLAPVVKVLNDTFGIANGIMTTIHSYTNDQVILDTPHKDLRRARAAALSMIPSSTGAAKALKLVIPEMDGKLDGFAIRVPTPNVSVVDLTFTTEKPIDVKSVNAAVKAASEGALKGILGYTDEELVSSDFKGNPLSSIFDSKLTKVIGNTGKVISWYDNEWGYSNRVRDLILFLVKKGL, from the coding sequence ATGGCAGTTAAGGTAGGCATCAACGGCTTTGGCCGTATCGGACGCAACGTCTTCCGCAGCGCACTGGGTAACCCCGACATCGAGTTCGTGGCCGTCAACGACCTGACCACCCCGGCCACCCTGGCCCACCTGCTCAAGTACGATTCCATCCTTGGCAACCTCAAAGAAGACATCCAGCACGGCGACGACTTCATCTCCGTCAACGGCAAGAAGGTCAAAGTCTTCGCCGAGCGCGATCCGGCCAAGCTCGACTGGGCCTCGGTTGGCGCACAGATCGTTGTCGAATCGACCGGCTTCTTCACTGACGCGACGAAGGCCAAGGCGCACCTCGGCTCAACCGTCAAGAAGGTCATCATCTCCGCTCCGGCCACCAACGAGGACATCACGGTAGTCCTCGGCGTCAACGACTCCAAGTACGATGCCGCGAAGCACAATGTCATCTCCAACGCGAGCTGCACGACGAACTGCCTCGCACCGGTCGTCAAGGTGCTGAACGATACCTTCGGTATCGCCAACGGCATCATGACCACGATCCACAGCTACACCAACGATCAGGTCATCCTCGACACGCCGCACAAGGACCTGCGCCGCGCCCGCGCCGCCGCTCTCTCGATGATTCCTTCGAGCACCGGCGCCGCCAAAGCCCTCAAGCTCGTCATCCCCGAGATGGACGGCAAGCTCGACGGCTTCGCCATCCGCGTCCCGACTCCGAACGTCTCCGTCGTCGACCTCACCTTCACCACCGAGAAGCCCATCGACGTGAAGAGCGTCAACGCCGCGGTCAAGGCAGCCTCCGAAGGCGCGCTCAAGGGCATCCTCGGTTATACCGATGAAGAGCTCGTCTCGTCAGACTTCAAGGGCAACCCGCTCAGCTCCATCTTCGACTCGAAGCTGACCAAGGTCATCGGCAACACCGGCAAGGTCATCAGCTGGTACGACAACGAGTGGGGCTACTCCAACCGTGTCCGCGACCTGATCCTCTTCCTCGTGAAGAAGGGCCTGTAA
- a CDS encoding glycine betaine ABC transporter substrate-binding protein: MGALLMVGCAPPRASRMVIGAKNFTEQVVLGELLAQEIEATTGEKVDRRFYLAGSYICHQALVSGRIDGYVEYTGTALTAILKQPLPPVGERDEATVWRQVRDLYASRYGVRVGRGLGFEDTFAMVVRGDDARRLGLKTISDAVKVAPDWRLGVGYEFEERPDGLRGLEAAYGLHFKEAPRVMDLGLLYRALEVGQVDMVAGNSTDSPIRTLGLVVLEDDRHYFPPYEAVPLVREDSIRRHPGIGVAMERLAGKVSAEDVREMNYAVDTEHRDVGDVVREFRQRKGL; the protein is encoded by the coding sequence ATGGGGGCTTTGCTGATGGTGGGGTGTGCTCCGCCGCGGGCTTCGCGGATGGTGATTGGGGCGAAGAATTTTACGGAGCAGGTGGTGCTGGGGGAGTTGCTGGCGCAGGAGATTGAGGCGACGACGGGTGAGAAGGTGGACCGGCGGTTTTACCTGGCGGGGAGCTATATCTGTCATCAGGCGCTGGTGAGCGGGAGGATCGATGGGTATGTGGAGTACACGGGTACGGCGCTGACGGCGATCTTGAAGCAGCCGCTGCCTCCGGTGGGCGAGCGTGACGAAGCTACGGTCTGGCGGCAGGTGAGGGATTTGTATGCGTCGCGGTATGGGGTGCGGGTCGGACGGGGGCTTGGGTTCGAGGACACGTTTGCGATGGTGGTCCGGGGGGATGATGCGCGGCGGCTGGGGTTGAAGACGATCTCGGATGCGGTAAAGGTTGCGCCCGACTGGCGGCTGGGGGTGGGGTATGAGTTTGAGGAGCGGCCGGATGGGTTGCGTGGTTTGGAGGCTGCGTATGGGCTGCATTTTAAGGAGGCTCCCCGGGTGATGGATCTGGGGCTGTTGTATCGGGCGCTGGAGGTGGGGCAGGTGGATATGGTTGCGGGCAACTCGACGGATTCGCCGATTCGGACGCTGGGGCTGGTGGTGCTGGAGGATGACCGGCACTACTTTCCTCCGTATGAGGCGGTACCGCTGGTAAGGGAGGATTCGATTCGGCGGCATCCGGGGATTGGGGTGGCGATGGAGCGGCTGGCGGGGAAGGTGTCGGCTGAAGATGTGCGCGAGATGAACTACGCTGTGGATACGGAGCATCGGGATGTTGGGGATGTGGTGCGGGAGTTTCGGCAGAGGAAGGGGCTTTGA
- a CDS encoding DinB family protein: MVEPWLRGTLTEVDAVRRQVLHALELAGEDVEKWCAGLSDAEVNARPFEIASVAFHLRHIVRSLDRLLTYAEGNQLSDAQLASLRSELDGGASAAAVLTEFRKGLAAAMRRVRAISPGSYETPRGVGRKMLPTTVGGLMVHCADHTQRHVGQAVTTVKVVKGVQV, translated from the coding sequence ATGGTTGAGCCGTGGTTGCGTGGGACGCTGACAGAGGTGGATGCGGTGAGGCGGCAGGTGCTTCATGCGCTCGAACTCGCGGGTGAGGATGTGGAGAAGTGGTGTGCTGGGTTGAGCGACGCGGAGGTGAATGCACGGCCGTTTGAGATTGCTTCGGTGGCGTTTCATCTGCGGCATATTGTGCGGAGCCTGGATCGGCTGCTGACGTATGCCGAGGGGAATCAGTTGAGCGATGCGCAGTTGGCGAGCTTGCGTAGTGAGCTGGATGGTGGGGCTTCGGCTGCAGCAGTGTTGACGGAGTTTCGTAAGGGGCTGGCGGCGGCGATGCGGCGGGTGAGGGCGATTTCTCCTGGGAGCTATGAGACTCCGCGTGGAGTGGGGCGCAAGATGTTGCCGACGACTGTGGGCGGGTTGATGGTTCATTGTGCCGACCACACGCAGCGGCATGTTGGGCAGGCGGTGACTACGGTGAAGGTGGTGAAGGGAGTGCAGGTGTAA
- a CDS encoding SDR family NAD(P)-dependent oxidoreductase has translation MASERLFDLTGQVALVTGASRGLGQYFARALATAGANLILTSRRREDTAAFAAEMEALGRRVVTLDLDVRDQASIERMVAAAEAACGQIHILVNNAGCNVRKPALDVTWDDWNLVLDTNLRGSFFVAQAMARGMVKHGYGRIINIGSVTSVAGYAGLGPYGASRGGIKQLTMSLADDWGRYGITVNCLAPGWFKTAQNQVMYEDPEWVEYLVDRIPMKRPGEPRDLDGAVVFLASEESRYVTGQTLLVDGGISTGATRATVRKKT, from the coding sequence ATGGCGAGTGAGAGATTGTTTGATCTGACGGGGCAGGTGGCTTTGGTGACTGGCGCGAGCCGGGGGCTGGGGCAGTACTTTGCGCGGGCTTTGGCGACCGCTGGGGCGAATTTGATTTTGACGAGTCGGCGGCGTGAGGATACGGCTGCGTTTGCCGCGGAGATGGAGGCGCTGGGGCGCAGGGTGGTGACGCTCGATCTGGATGTGCGCGATCAGGCGAGCATCGAGCGGATGGTTGCTGCGGCGGAGGCGGCGTGTGGGCAGATTCATATTCTGGTGAACAATGCCGGGTGCAATGTGCGCAAGCCTGCGCTGGATGTGACGTGGGATGACTGGAATCTGGTGCTCGATACGAATCTGCGGGGGAGTTTTTTTGTTGCTCAGGCGATGGCGCGCGGGATGGTGAAGCATGGGTATGGGCGCATCATCAATATCGGGTCGGTGACGAGCGTTGCCGGGTATGCGGGGCTTGGTCCGTATGGCGCGAGCAGGGGCGGGATTAAGCAGTTGACGATGAGCCTAGCGGATGATTGGGGTAGGTATGGGATTACGGTGAATTGTCTGGCTCCGGGGTGGTTCAAGACGGCGCAGAATCAGGTGATGTATGAGGATCCGGAGTGGGTGGAGTATCTGGTGGATCGGATTCCGATGAAGAGGCCTGGGGAGCCGCGCGATCTGGATGGGGCTGTGGTGTTTCTGGCTTCGGAGGAGAGCAGGTATGTGACCGGGCAGACGCTGCTGGTGGATGGCGGGATTTCGACCGGGGCTACGCGGGCTACGGTGCGGAAGAAGACTTGA